Proteins from one Pelosinus sp. IPA-1 genomic window:
- a CDS encoding DUF438 domain-containing protein — MVSELINNREYRQKVLKEIILELHQGKSVQEVKGKFDKIAVSMDPAELSLIEQGLINEGLPVEEVQRLCDVHAAVFREALEKNPELTVVPGHPAAIFIAENQALQELMDQEIKPIISKLKQASDQIEKALVLQLTEKLNLLWDVDKHYRRKEDLIFPFLEKYEITGPPKVMWGVDDKIRNLLKETKSLAVAYQSALKEKLIAKTEETLVQIEEMIFKEEKIFLPMAMETLSEDEWYRALLDSDEIGYCLVEPQCSWKPYREDLKEEPNLLNENTTGQVKFETGFLSPQEIELIYRHLPVDITFVDKNGIVKFFSTPKDRIFPRTRTIIGRKVENCHPPASADVVAKIVEDFKSGKKDNEDFWIKMGDKFVYIRYFAVRDREGNFSGVLEVTQDIKPIQAIIGEKRITD, encoded by the coding sequence ATGGTGAGTGAACTAATTAATAATCGGGAGTACAGGCAGAAGGTCTTAAAAGAAATAATTTTGGAACTTCATCAAGGAAAGTCAGTACAAGAAGTGAAAGGGAAATTTGATAAAATCGCTGTAAGTATGGATCCGGCTGAACTTTCTTTAATTGAACAAGGGTTGATAAATGAAGGGCTTCCAGTGGAAGAAGTGCAGCGTCTTTGTGATGTTCATGCTGCAGTCTTTCGCGAAGCTTTAGAAAAAAATCCAGAATTAACAGTAGTTCCAGGGCACCCAGCAGCAATTTTTATCGCAGAAAATCAGGCATTGCAAGAACTAATGGATCAAGAAATTAAGCCTATTATTAGTAAACTAAAACAGGCATCAGATCAGATAGAAAAGGCATTAGTCTTACAGTTGACTGAAAAATTAAACCTACTTTGGGATGTTGATAAACATTATCGGAGAAAAGAAGATCTTATTTTTCCATTCCTGGAAAAGTATGAAATTACTGGACCGCCCAAAGTTATGTGGGGCGTCGATGATAAAATAAGGAACTTGTTAAAAGAGACCAAAAGCTTAGCTGTTGCTTATCAATCAGCCTTAAAAGAAAAGTTAATTGCTAAAACAGAAGAAACATTGGTACAAATCGAAGAAATGATTTTTAAAGAAGAGAAAATATTTCTGCCAATGGCGATGGAGACACTTTCGGAAGATGAGTGGTATCGTGCTCTTCTTGATAGTGATGAAATAGGTTATTGCTTAGTAGAACCCCAGTGTAGTTGGAAACCATATCGTGAGGATTTGAAGGAAGAACCCAATCTACTCAATGAAAATACAACTGGTCAGGTTAAGTTCGAAACTGGTTTTTTATCGCCTCAGGAAATTGAGTTGATTTATCGCCATTTGCCAGTTGATATTACTTTTGTTGATAAAAATGGAATCGTCAAATTTTTCTCTACGCCCAAGGATCGAATTTTCCCTCGCACCCGAACCATTATAGGCCGTAAGGTAGAAAACTGCCATCCTCCAGCGAGTGCCGACGTTGTAGCAAAAATAGTAGAGGACTTTAAAAGTGGGAAAAAGGACAATGAAGACTTTTGGATCAAGATGGGAGATAAATTCGTATATATTCGTTATTTTGCAGTAAGGGACAGGGAAGGAAATTTCTCTGGAGTTTTAGAAGTTACTCAAGATATTAAACCGATCCAAGCGATCATAGGAGAAAAGCGAATTACAGATTAA
- a CDS encoding TIM barrel protein, protein MYAIFGSAGNPDAFYEAGYKASVDMPAWLGKQKLTAYEYQCSRGVHIKEETAREIGSQAAKYGIKLSIHAPYFISLATEDEKITANTQNHFIKSLEVARWMGADRIVFHMGGPGKQTRTAAMQRVKHAFSAVLELMEQRGFTGINLCPETMGKQNQLGSLEEVIDICSMSKWVTPTVDFGHLHAVSGGQYITESEFESVFDIIGEKLGAEVAKQLHIHFSRIEFTKGGEKRHWTFADDFGPPHQPLITLCAKRGFTPRVICESAGTQAIDAKAMQELYLSLVNTK, encoded by the coding sequence TTGTATGCTATCTTTGGTTCTGCAGGTAATCCAGATGCGTTTTATGAAGCTGGCTATAAGGCGTCAGTAGATATGCCTGCTTGGCTAGGTAAACAAAAACTTACTGCCTATGAATATCAATGTAGTCGAGGAGTACATATAAAAGAAGAAACAGCCAGAGAAATTGGAAGTCAGGCGGCAAAATATGGAATAAAGCTAAGTATTCATGCGCCCTATTTCATTAGTTTGGCTACAGAAGATGAGAAAATTACTGCCAATACACAAAACCATTTTATAAAATCATTAGAGGTCGCCCGTTGGATGGGGGCGGATCGTATTGTTTTTCATATGGGAGGACCAGGAAAGCAAACACGTACAGCCGCAATGCAGCGAGTGAAACATGCTTTTAGTGCCGTATTAGAACTCATGGAACAAAGAGGATTCACTGGCATCAATCTTTGTCCAGAAACCATGGGAAAACAAAATCAATTGGGATCATTAGAAGAAGTGATAGACATTTGTTCTATGTCTAAATGGGTTACGCCTACCGTAGATTTTGGGCATTTACATGCAGTCTCAGGTGGGCAGTATATTACAGAATCAGAATTTGAAAGTGTTTTTGACATCATTGGTGAAAAATTAGGTGCAGAAGTAGCGAAACAATTACATATTCATTTTAGTCGCATTGAGTTTACCAAAGGCGGAGAAAAGCGTCACTGGACTTTTGCTGATGATTTTGGTCCTCCTCATCAACCCTTAATTACTTTGTGTGCGAAACGTGGTTTTACACCGCGAGTGATTTGCGAATCAGCAGGTACGCAAGCAATAGACGCAAAGGCTATGCAAGAATTATATCTATCCCTGGTAAATACAAAATGA
- a CDS encoding sodium:solute symporter family protein, with protein sequence MNPYLLAIVAYACVLVAVGFIATKKVKGVSDFFVAGRKLGPALLFTTLIAPNIGAGSTVGVAGVGYKFGISAWWWIASSAVGSVILAFAVGPAIWQVAKKYDLYTLGDYLDHRYNQNFRGLISLMMALGTIAIFSGQLMGIAWILTAVAGTSKTVGILVGAIVVVLYFGAGGLLAATVVNGIQIVVKFIGFFLAVPFALHYVGGWDGMTTLVAQNFAEQGQADVYMSFDGMGISMIIGYFLMLTPSFFISPGLIGKVYGARDVATVRLGTALNALVQFGFAIVPVILGMCAFAAFPNLSERELAMPIVMKEFMPFWASAFALAAIFSAEVSAADAVLYMITTSFTKDLYKTFIKPDISDEKLLKMSRIVTAVAGVLGIGIALLLPNIITALSIFYSLMSVSLTAPLLFGLFSRRPSTTAAFLCAITGVLTTVVLQFGNGGKGIGILNAQSTGIVLTIIIMVFMMYVYPEKAKKQTI encoded by the coding sequence ATGAATCCATATTTATTAGCGATTGTTGCATATGCATGTGTTTTGGTTGCCGTGGGGTTTATTGCAACAAAAAAAGTAAAAGGCGTTTCTGATTTTTTCGTTGCAGGGAGAAAATTAGGGCCTGCGCTGCTCTTTACAACTCTGATTGCTCCCAATATTGGCGCTGGGTCCACTGTTGGTGTGGCTGGAGTAGGTTACAAATTTGGGATTTCTGCATGGTGGTGGATCGCATCTTCTGCTGTAGGATCTGTGATATTAGCATTTGCTGTTGGGCCAGCTATCTGGCAAGTGGCAAAAAAGTATGATCTATATACATTAGGGGATTATCTTGATCATCGTTACAATCAAAATTTTCGTGGACTGATATCTCTTATGATGGCTCTTGGAACGATTGCCATTTTTTCAGGGCAGTTAATGGGAATTGCCTGGATTTTAACAGCTGTTGCGGGGACTAGTAAGACAGTGGGAATTTTGGTTGGTGCGATTGTGGTTGTCTTGTATTTTGGCGCAGGAGGGCTTCTTGCAGCAACTGTTGTAAATGGTATCCAAATTGTAGTAAAATTTATTGGCTTTTTCTTGGCAGTACCCTTTGCTTTGCATTATGTAGGTGGTTGGGATGGTATGACTACCTTAGTTGCCCAAAATTTTGCTGAACAAGGCCAGGCAGATGTGTACATGAGTTTTGATGGTATGGGGATTTCGATGATAATAGGTTACTTTTTGATGTTGACTCCCTCTTTTTTTATTTCTCCAGGGCTAATTGGTAAAGTTTATGGAGCGAGAGATGTAGCTACTGTAAGGCTAGGCACAGCCCTTAATGCTTTGGTACAGTTTGGTTTCGCCATAGTTCCCGTAATATTAGGAATGTGTGCTTTTGCTGCATTTCCTAACCTATCAGAAAGGGAATTGGCAATGCCTATTGTGATGAAAGAGTTTATGCCTTTTTGGGCCTCGGCGTTTGCCTTAGCAGCTATTTTTTCCGCGGAAGTAAGTGCGGCAGATGCAGTTTTATATATGATTACTACGTCTTTTACAAAGGACTTGTATAAAACCTTCATTAAGCCTGACATCTCAGATGAAAAATTATTAAAGATGAGCCGCATTGTAACAGCAGTAGCTGGAGTACTTGGTATTGGTATTGCCCTGCTTTTGCCAAATATCATTACAGCATTATCTATATTTTATTCATTAATGTCAGTGTCGCTGACAGCACCTTTATTGTTTGGCTTGTTTTCTCGCAGGCCTTCTACGACAGCAGCTTTTTTATGCGCTATTACAGGTGTATTGACTACGGTAGTATTACAGTTTGGCAATGGAGGGAAGGGAATAGGAATATTGAATGCCCAATCTACAGGAATTGTTTTGACAATTATCATCATGGTATTTATGATGTATGTATATCCAGAAAAGGCGAAAAAGCAGACTATATAA
- a CDS encoding 4Fe-4S dicluster domain-containing protein — translation MAKVTRKIVKISDELCTGCGKCVSPCAEGAIEIYNGKARVLREELCDGAGYCLGVCPTGALTTEERISEDFDERAVEEHKRAIANRPEFHHIMKCSLCGVTENDRPLLPIKSKGESDWVCVHCIPRLIHS, via the coding sequence ATGGCAAAGGTTACTAGAAAAATTGTTAAAATTAGTGATGAGTTATGTACTGGTTGTGGCAAATGTGTTTCTCCCTGTGCGGAAGGAGCTATTGAGATTTATAATGGCAAGGCGCGAGTTCTTCGCGAGGAGTTGTGTGACGGTGCAGGTTATTGCTTGGGCGTATGTCCAACAGGAGCCTTGACTACTGAGGAGCGCATCTCTGAAGACTTTGATGAACGTGCGGTGGAAGAACATAAAAGGGCCATCGCCAATCGACCAGAATTTCATCATATTATGAAATGTTCTTTATGTGGTGTAACGGAGAATGATCGACCTTTACTACCGATTAAATCTAAGGGAGAAAGTGATTGGGTCTGTGTACATTGCATTCCTCGTTTGATACACAGTTAA
- a CDS encoding cell division protein SepF, producing the protein MGLRLIDKLTNYLMPLEEVATQGKVVSELDTARARKSANLQVHSNEPASLQVVVASPATYDDVCVYANHLKENMAVVINFTGIDIEMQHAIKDFMNGVCYIVDGNVQRIDDSVFLYAPGYVDIEKELYAYSVPAYTKP; encoded by the coding sequence ATGGGGCTTAGATTGATTGATAAGCTGACAAATTATTTGATGCCACTGGAAGAAGTGGCTACGCAAGGGAAGGTTGTGTCGGAATTGGATACAGCACGTGCTCGTAAATCTGCAAATTTGCAGGTACATAGCAATGAACCAGCTTCTTTACAAGTGGTGGTAGCTTCGCCAGCAACATATGATGATGTCTGTGTGTATGCAAATCATCTAAAAGAAAATATGGCAGTTGTGATTAATTTTACAGGTATAGATATAGAAATGCAGCATGCTATTAAAGATTTTATGAATGGTGTATGTTATATAGTAGACGGCAATGTACAGCGAATTGATGATTCTGTGTTTTTATATGCCCCTGGATATGTAGACATAGAAAAAGAATTGTACGCTTATTCTGTACCCGCTTATACAAAACCTTAG
- a CDS encoding MBL fold metallo-hydrolase yields the protein MKITFLGAAKIVTGSSYLLEVGTQRILVDCGMFQGSKTITAFNRRDFPYDPASIDCVLLTHAHIDHSGLLPKLCKAGFKGTIHATRVTNELCGIMLPDSAHIQEFDAEIANRKGKRAGKKPVEPLYSIDDAYACLKHFSPVDYDSELVIAPNVTVRFRDAGHILGSAMLEVMVSEDGKTTKLLFSGDLGQPNQPIIKDPTFIDEADYIIVESTYGNRLHEDYDKEEHLATIINTSVARGGNIIIPSFAVGRTQTLLYYLHNLLKAGKITDIPVIIDSPLAISATDIFLRNTQDYDNEAKEMLFKDHDNPLHMPQLRFTKTADESKALNNLDQPAIIISASGMCDAGRILHHLKHNLWRPESTVLFVGYQAQGSLGRRLVEGASKVKILGEEISVKATIHRLDGFSAHADQGQLLNWLSYFKRKATNIFLVHGEPEMSEPFAKVIKEKLDVSTYIPNYGDVAVLDGALWEINEAKVVDPAVKQLHDYLELLDREYAEYRKQLEQIGSADNHKITELMSSIEKLQSHLGK from the coding sequence ATGAAAATAACTTTTTTGGGAGCAGCAAAAATCGTAACAGGCTCGTCCTATTTATTGGAAGTAGGTACACAAAGAATCTTGGTAGACTGCGGAATGTTTCAAGGTTCAAAAACAATCACAGCTTTTAATAGGCGTGATTTCCCATATGATCCTGCATCCATTGATTGCGTATTGTTAACACATGCGCATATTGATCATAGTGGACTATTGCCCAAGCTGTGTAAGGCTGGATTTAAAGGTACAATTCATGCAACACGAGTTACAAATGAACTTTGTGGAATTATGTTGCCTGATAGTGCTCACATTCAAGAATTTGATGCTGAGATTGCGAATCGTAAAGGTAAAAGGGCCGGTAAAAAGCCTGTAGAGCCTTTATATTCAATTGATGATGCTTATGCTTGCTTAAAACATTTTTCCCCGGTCGATTATGATAGTGAGTTAGTTATAGCGCCTAATGTTACAGTGCGTTTTAGAGATGCGGGGCATATTTTAGGATCTGCTATGTTGGAAGTTATGGTTTCAGAAGATGGAAAAACAACGAAGCTACTGTTTTCTGGTGATCTGGGGCAACCAAATCAACCTATAATTAAAGATCCAACCTTTATTGATGAGGCTGATTATATCATTGTCGAATCTACCTATGGGAATCGTTTGCATGAGGACTATGATAAAGAAGAACATTTGGCGACGATTATCAATACAAGCGTAGCCCGTGGAGGAAATATTATAATTCCTTCTTTTGCTGTAGGCCGTACACAAACTCTTTTATATTATTTACACAATCTTTTAAAGGCCGGGAAAATTACAGATATACCTGTTATCATTGATAGTCCCTTAGCCATATCTGCTACTGATATTTTCTTGCGTAATACCCAAGATTATGATAACGAAGCCAAAGAAATGCTGTTTAAGGATCATGATAATCCACTTCATATGCCACAATTGCGATTTACAAAAACTGCGGATGAATCCAAAGCTTTAAATAATTTGGACCAGCCTGCAATTATTATTTCGGCTAGTGGCATGTGTGATGCTGGACGTATTCTCCATCATCTTAAACACAATCTCTGGCGCCCAGAGTCTACCGTGCTATTTGTAGGTTATCAGGCGCAAGGTAGCTTAGGGCGTCGTTTGGTAGAAGGTGCCAGCAAGGTGAAGATTTTAGGGGAAGAAATCAGTGTGAAGGCCACGATTCATCGGTTAGATGGTTTCTCTGCTCACGCTGACCAGGGACAACTATTAAACTGGTTATCTTACTTTAAGAGAAAGGCCACGAATATCTTTTTGGTACACGGGGAACCAGAAATGTCAGAGCCTTTTGCCAAAGTAATCAAAGAGAAGCTAGACGTTAGTACTTATATTCCTAATTATGGTGATGTTGCAGTGTTAGATGGAGCACTTTGGGAAATTAATGAGGCTAAAGTGGTCGACCCAGCAGTAAAACAATTGCATGATTACCTAGAATTACTCGATCGGGAATACGCAGAATATCGAAAACAACTCGAACAAATTGGAAGTGCTGACAATCATAAGATTACAGAGCTTATGAGTAGCATAGAGAAGTTACAAAGTCATTTGGGTAAGTAA
- a CDS encoding fused response regulator/phosphatase yields the protein MGYNILIVDDVLFNRTILREALKGMDEVTFIDAENGIQALDIIAGQEISLIILDLMMPLKDGFEVLHDMKQEKDFKDIPVIVYSAIDDIDSISKALTLGAYDYFTKPLKPKEMNVILPMKVKNALISYDQQKTIRTLNEKMKLELLMANLFQQSMLKEKQDMSSATMYGKYIPSQEIGGDFYESFQIGEDIWFIMADVSGYGVSAAMLSSMLKVEFHHCAQFIQSPEKVLKWMNQTFYKITQSNYSLTAFVGKIHDNTLSYSNAGQPYPMVFRAKDKTVQILRESNFPLGMEDNEAYSLYTIGLESDDVIMAYTDGLLEDRSFKDSLGVYDDLANHFITYQQIIKENPSDFFDIIFKLFGNVQNEEVNHDMAIMLICMK from the coding sequence ATGGGGTACAATATCCTAATTGTGGACGACGTCCTATTTAACCGGACAATCCTGAGGGAAGCCTTAAAAGGCATGGATGAAGTAACATTTATTGATGCTGAAAACGGGATACAGGCGTTAGATATAATCGCAGGGCAGGAAATTAGTTTAATTATTCTTGACTTGATGATGCCGTTAAAGGATGGATTTGAAGTATTACATGACATGAAGCAGGAAAAGGATTTTAAAGATATTCCCGTAATTGTATATTCGGCGATTGATGATATTGACAGTATCAGTAAAGCCCTTACACTTGGAGCTTATGATTACTTTACCAAACCTTTAAAGCCGAAAGAAATGAATGTGATTTTACCTATGAAGGTTAAAAATGCACTGATTAGCTATGACCAACAAAAAACAATCCGAACGTTAAACGAGAAAATGAAACTAGAGCTGTTGATGGCTAATTTGTTTCAACAGTCGATGCTCAAGGAAAAACAGGACATGTCTAGTGCTACCATGTATGGCAAATATATTCCATCCCAAGAAATTGGTGGTGACTTTTATGAATCTTTTCAAATTGGCGAAGATATATGGTTCATCATGGCAGATGTTTCAGGATATGGTGTATCGGCAGCGATGTTGTCATCGATGCTAAAAGTTGAGTTTCATCATTGCGCCCAATTTATTCAATCTCCCGAGAAAGTGCTTAAGTGGATGAATCAAACTTTTTATAAAATTACCCAAAGCAATTACTCATTAACTGCGTTTGTTGGTAAGATTCATGATAACACTTTATCCTATTCTAATGCGGGGCAGCCTTATCCTATGGTGTTTCGAGCTAAAGATAAAACAGTACAAATTTTGCGAGAAAGTAATTTCCCTTTGGGTATGGAAGATAATGAAGCTTATAGCTTATATACTATTGGATTGGAATCAGATGATGTCATTATGGCCTATACGGATGGATTGCTTGAAGATAGATCTTTTAAGGATAGCTTGGGAGTATACGATGATTTGGCAAATCATTTTATAACCTATCAGCAAATTATAAAAGAAAACCCTAGTGATTTTTTTGATATCATTTTTAAACTTTTTGGTAATGTTCAAAATGAAGAAGTTAACCATGATATGGCGATTATGTTGATTTGTATGAAATAA
- the trmL gene encoding tRNA (uridine(34)/cytosine(34)/5-carboxymethylaminomethyluridine(34)-2'-O)-methyltransferase TrmL has protein sequence MHIVLVEPEIPGNTGNIARLCAATNSELHLVKPLGFSIEDKYLKRAGLDYWNLVKVSCHENFAEVVELYKGHNFYFNTTKADKHYTDIQYMPDDFLVFGKETAGLPEALLAENTENCIRIPMVNDARSLNLSNAAAIVVYEALRQQQFVNLK, from the coding sequence ATGCATATTGTTTTAGTTGAACCTGAAATTCCTGGTAATACTGGTAATATAGCTCGATTGTGTGCAGCAACAAATAGCGAACTGCATTTAGTTAAACCATTGGGTTTTTCGATTGAGGATAAGTATTTGAAACGTGCCGGTCTTGATTATTGGAATTTAGTAAAAGTATCTTGTCATGAAAACTTTGCTGAAGTGGTAGAATTATATAAAGGGCATAATTTCTACTTTAATACGACAAAAGCGGATAAACATTATACCGACATTCAGTATATGCCAGATGATTTTTTAGTTTTCGGGAAGGAAACAGCTGGTCTGCCGGAAGCATTATTGGCAGAGAATACAGAAAACTGCATTCGGATTCCTATGGTGAATGATGCGAGATCGCTTAATTTATCGAATGCTGCAGCAATCGTTGTATACGAAGCCCTTCGTCAACAACAGTTTGTAAATTTAAAGTAA
- a CDS encoding YlbF family regulator, translated as MNIYDKTHDLVRAIKESPEYTEFMAVKKGIDTDETAKKMVKEFIAKQMELEYEMMGGKPEDKTKTEEIQKMYQLIIGNSKASAFMQSYMKFQRLVADIYKILGDSVAEGMDFFEKK; from the coding sequence GTGAATATTTACGATAAAACTCATGATTTGGTGCGTGCAATAAAGGAGTCACCAGAATATACAGAATTTATGGCAGTAAAAAAAGGTATAGACACCGATGAGACAGCTAAAAAGATGGTAAAAGAATTTATTGCAAAACAAATGGAATTAGAATATGAAATGATGGGTGGTAAACCCGAAGACAAGACAAAAACAGAAGAAATACAAAAAATGTATCAGCTTATTATTGGCAACAGCAAAGCATCTGCATTTATGCAGTCATATATGAAGTTTCAGCGTTTAGTGGCTGATATCTATAAAATTTTAGGTGATTCTGTAGCTGAAGGAATGGATTTTTTTGAGAAGAAATGA
- the typA gene encoding translational GTPase TypA, protein MKRTDLRNVAIIAHVDHGKTTLVDAMLRQSGVFRANETVAERVMDSNDLERERGITILSKNTAIMHGDVKINIVDTPGHADFGGEVERVLNMVDGVLLLVDSFEGPMPQTKYVLKKALEQKLKPIVVINKIDRPDQRVKDVADEVFELFMELDATDEQLEFKVVYTAARAGIAKLKMEDESDNLEPLFELLVSEIPAPQGEIDGPLQIMVTTLDYDDYVGRIAIGRVIRGRASSGQQVLVLNGDEQKKAKIGRLYTYQGLKRTEVQDVALGDIVAITGLDDVNIGETIADTENPEALPMIDIDEPTLAMTFSVNNSPLAGREGQFITTRHLRDRLFREVETNVSLQVRETESADTFEVMGRGELHLSILIETMRREGFEFQVGKPEVIYKTINGQRCEPMEALTIDVPQEFMGAVMEKLGTRKADLVNMTEVAGYLRMEFLIPARGLISFRSEFLTATKGNGIMHHLFHGYAPYKGDIPGRNRGALVAFEAGETTGYGIFGVQDRGTLFIVPGQTVYEGSIIGENTREMDMDVNPCKKKNVTNMRTSASDEALRLTAPRILSLEQALEYINKDELVEVTPKSIRLRKAILSRTQRGRERKNG, encoded by the coding sequence ATGAAACGTACAGACTTACGCAACGTGGCCATTATTGCCCACGTTGACCATGGTAAAACAACTTTGGTAGATGCAATGCTAAGACAAAGCGGAGTGTTCCGCGCTAATGAAACTGTAGCCGAACGAGTAATGGATTCTAATGATCTTGAACGTGAACGGGGTATTACAATCCTGTCAAAAAATACTGCGATTATGCATGGCGACGTAAAAATTAACATTGTGGATACTCCTGGACATGCTGATTTTGGTGGCGAAGTAGAGCGGGTATTGAATATGGTTGATGGGGTTTTACTATTAGTAGATTCCTTTGAAGGTCCTATGCCTCAAACGAAATATGTTTTGAAAAAAGCATTAGAGCAAAAATTAAAACCGATTGTTGTAATTAATAAAATTGACCGTCCTGACCAACGTGTTAAGGATGTTGCAGATGAAGTTTTTGAATTATTTATGGAACTAGATGCTACTGATGAACAATTAGAGTTTAAAGTAGTGTATACTGCAGCAAGAGCGGGTATTGCTAAATTAAAAATGGAAGATGAAAGTGACAATTTAGAGCCTCTATTTGAATTGTTGGTTTCTGAAATTCCTGCTCCTCAAGGAGAGATTGATGGACCACTGCAAATCATGGTCACTACCCTAGATTATGATGATTATGTGGGACGTATTGCAATCGGCCGTGTAATTCGTGGCAGAGCTAGTAGCGGCCAGCAGGTTTTAGTATTAAATGGCGATGAACAAAAGAAAGCGAAAATTGGTCGTCTTTATACTTACCAAGGATTAAAACGTACAGAAGTTCAAGATGTAGCTCTAGGAGATATTGTTGCAATTACTGGGCTTGATGATGTTAACATTGGCGAGACCATTGCAGATACAGAAAATCCTGAAGCATTGCCAATGATTGATATTGATGAACCTACATTAGCGATGACCTTTAGTGTTAATAATAGTCCTCTTGCTGGACGGGAAGGACAATTTATAACGACTAGACATTTACGTGATCGTTTATTTAGAGAAGTTGAAACCAACGTGAGTTTGCAGGTCAGAGAAACTGAAAGTGCCGATACTTTTGAAGTAATGGGTCGTGGTGAATTACATCTATCGATCTTGATCGAAACCATGCGTCGCGAAGGCTTTGAATTCCAAGTTGGGAAACCAGAAGTTATTTATAAAACCATCAATGGCCAACGTTGTGAGCCAATGGAAGCTTTGACGATTGATGTACCACAAGAATTCATGGGTGCGGTTATGGAGAAGTTAGGTACTCGTAAAGCTGATTTAGTCAACATGACAGAAGTAGCTGGATACTTGCGGATGGAGTTTTTGATTCCTGCCCGTGGACTAATTAGTTTCCGTTCAGAGTTTTTGACTGCTACCAAAGGTAATGGTATCATGCATCACTTATTCCATGGTTATGCGCCTTATAAAGGTGATATTCCTGGACGTAATCGTGGCGCCTTAGTTGCTTTTGAAGCAGGTGAAACAACAGGGTATGGTATTTTTGGTGTACAAGATAGAGGGACCTTATTCATAGTACCTGGTCAAACGGTATATGAAGGCAGTATTATCGGTGAAAATACTAGAGAAATGGATATGGATGTAAATCCTTGTAAGAAGAAAAATGTTACAAATATGCGTACTAGCGCCTCCGATGAAGCATTACGTTTAACTGCACCACGCATCCTAAGCTTAGAACAAGCCTTAGAGTATATTAACAAAGATGAGCTAGTAGAAGTTACTCCTAAGAGTATTCGTCTGCGTAAAGCAATTTTGAGTCGTACCCAACGTGGTAGAGAACGTAAAAATGGCTAA
- the murB gene encoding UDP-N-acetylmuramate dehydrogenase: MRRNDHSEEILLELNKVIPPARLLLNEPLSKHTTFKIGGPADYLVFPATMDEISAIMLISKQFEIPVTILGNGSNILVLDKGIKGLVLKFGSEMSNIRNEGSTVIAGAGAMLADVSSYAASCGLGGMEFAIGIPGSIGGAVFMNAGAYSGEMCQVVTGVSGVCADGTIRHYTSSELAFGYRHSIFQDNGCIICEVELKLHVQEKPMIVQKMDDYTVKRETKQPLEMPSAGSTFKRPTGYFAGTLIEQAGLKGFQVGGAQVSMKHAGFVINAGGATAEDVLLLIEEVQRRVYEHSGVMLHPEVRILGEE, translated from the coding sequence TTGAGAAGAAATGATCATTCTGAGGAGATTTTATTAGAACTTAATAAAGTCATTCCCCCTGCACGGCTCTTGCTAAATGAGCCATTATCAAAGCATACAACGTTTAAGATAGGCGGCCCAGCTGATTACTTGGTTTTTCCAGCCACTATGGACGAAATATCCGCTATTATGCTCATCTCGAAACAATTTGAGATACCAGTCACAATCTTGGGAAATGGTTCTAATATATTAGTGCTTGATAAAGGGATTAAGGGGCTAGTATTGAAGTTTGGCAGTGAAATGTCTAATATTAGAAACGAAGGATCCACGGTCATCGCTGGAGCAGGTGCTATGTTAGCGGATGTATCTTCCTATGCTGCTAGCTGTGGGTTAGGTGGTATGGAGTTTGCAATCGGAATCCCTGGTAGTATTGGTGGTGCCGTCTTTATGAATGCTGGTGCTTATTCAGGTGAAATGTGCCAAGTTGTTACTGGGGTTTCAGGTGTTTGTGCAGATGGTACCATACGTCACTATACGTCATCAGAACTTGCTTTTGGCTATCGTCATAGTATATTTCAGGATAATGGTTGTATTATTTGTGAAGTAGAATTGAAGCTGCATGTGCAAGAAAAACCCATGATTGTCCAGAAAATGGATGACTATACTGTAAAACGTGAGACCAAGCAGCCATTGGAAATGCCTAGTGCTGGCAGTACATTTAAGCGCCCTACAGGCTATTTTGCGGGGACGCTAATTGAGCAGGCTGGATTAAAGGGCTTTCAAGTTGGCGGAGCACAAGTATCAATGAAACATGCTGGTTTTGTTATTAATGCTGGTGGTGCAACAGCAGAAGATGTTTTACTGTTAATTGAAGAAGTGCAACGCCGTGTATACGAACATTCAGGTGTTATGTTACATCCTGAAGTACGTATCTTAGGAGAAGAATAA